One Bacillus amyloliquefaciens DSM 7 = ATCC 23350 DNA window includes the following coding sequences:
- a CDS encoding MurR/RpiR family transcriptional regulator encodes MSLEELVNQHYAKLNDNDFYILKYILNNKHTCYHLGINDMAKACNVSRSSILRLAQKLGFSGYSEFRVFLKWEDQPEEGENMTFEKLLDDIEANVKYVKSKDMTEMCRLIDEAKRIFVYGSGTAQRVCARELQRMFVSRRKYLILIQDITEFDIMCDDFKVDDVFIIISLSGETPELIPQVRTLSAKGVPFISITNLKNNVLAQTTPYNLYATSKPVTLSDKTEIVAFAPFFLVGEALFRAYVDYEELENFDK; translated from the coding sequence ATGAGTCTTGAAGAACTGGTTAATCAGCATTACGCGAAATTAAATGACAACGATTTTTATATTTTAAAATATATATTGAACAATAAGCATACGTGCTACCATCTCGGTATCAATGATATGGCGAAAGCCTGCAATGTCTCTCGGTCTTCCATCCTGCGGCTGGCCCAAAAACTCGGCTTCAGCGGCTACAGTGAATTCCGGGTTTTTCTGAAATGGGAGGATCAGCCTGAAGAGGGCGAGAATATGACGTTTGAAAAGCTTCTGGATGATATTGAAGCCAACGTAAAATACGTGAAGTCAAAAGATATGACGGAGATGTGCCGGCTGATAGATGAAGCAAAACGGATTTTCGTTTACGGATCGGGCACGGCTCAGAGGGTGTGCGCCCGTGAGCTGCAGCGGATGTTTGTATCCCGGCGGAAGTATCTGATTTTAATTCAGGACATCACAGAGTTTGATATCATGTGTGACGATTTTAAGGTCGATGACGTATTCATCATCATTTCTTTATCCGGGGAAACACCCGAATTAATTCCGCAGGTAAGGACCCTGTCCGCAAAGGGAGTTCCGTTTATTTCAATCACCAATCTGAAAAACAACGTACTGGCGCAAACAACGCCGTATAACCTTTATGCGACCAGCAAGCCGGTGACGTTAAGCGATAAAACGGAAATCGTCGCATTTGCCCCGTTTTTTCTGGTGGGCGAAGCGTTATTCCGTGCATATGTTGATTATGAAGAGCTTGAAAATTTTGATAAATAG
- a CDS encoding alpha-glucoside-specific PTS transporter subunit IIBC, translated as MMQKVQRFGSAMFVPVLLFAFSGIIVGLSTLFKNKTLMGPLGDPDGLWYQCWYVIEQGGWTVFNQMPLLFAIGIPVALAKKAQARACLEALTVYLTFNYFINAILTVWGGAFHVDMNQEVGGTSGLTMIAGIKTLDTNIIGAIFISSIVVYLHNRYFDKKLPDFLGIFQGSSYIVIISFFIMIPISLAVAYVWPMVQSGIGSLQSFLVSSGAIGVWIYTFLERILIPTGLHHFIYSPFVFGPAVAEGGIVTYWAQHLGEYSQSVKPLKELFPQGGFALHGNSKIFGIPGIALAFYATASKEKKKIVAGLLIPVTLTSIIAGITEPIEFTFLFISPFLFAVHALLAASMATVMYMAGVVGNMGGGLIETATLNWIPLASSHGMTYVYQIIIGLCFTAIYFFVFRFLILKFNIATPGREKEEGQETKLYSKKEYRERKQASKETAAADETQRDTAALYIEALGGKDNIMEVTNCATRLRVTVADDSKVKSDADFRELGAHGVVRKGRALQVIVGLGVPQMRERVEKILNG; from the coding sequence ATGATGCAAAAAGTCCAGCGCTTCGGCAGCGCGATGTTTGTGCCTGTTTTGTTATTTGCATTTTCCGGCATTATTGTCGGTCTGAGTACGCTCTTTAAAAATAAAACACTGATGGGGCCGCTGGGTGATCCTGACGGGCTTTGGTATCAATGCTGGTACGTCATTGAACAGGGCGGCTGGACCGTCTTTAATCAAATGCCGCTCCTGTTTGCGATCGGCATACCTGTCGCTTTAGCGAAAAAAGCGCAGGCGCGGGCTTGTTTGGAAGCGCTTACAGTATATCTGACATTCAATTACTTTATCAATGCGATTCTGACGGTTTGGGGCGGGGCTTTTCATGTCGATATGAATCAGGAAGTCGGCGGAACGAGCGGGCTGACGATGATCGCCGGCATCAAAACGCTTGATACGAATATTATCGGCGCCATCTTTATTTCATCTATTGTCGTTTATTTGCACAATCGGTATTTTGATAAAAAACTGCCGGATTTCCTGGGAATTTTTCAAGGATCTTCGTACATCGTCATTATTTCTTTTTTCATTATGATACCGATTTCACTCGCGGTGGCATACGTATGGCCGATGGTTCAGTCCGGAATCGGATCACTGCAAAGCTTTCTCGTTTCTTCCGGGGCAATCGGCGTGTGGATTTACACATTCTTGGAGCGGATCTTAATTCCGACGGGCCTGCATCATTTTATTTACTCGCCGTTTGTTTTCGGTCCGGCTGTGGCTGAAGGCGGTATCGTCACCTATTGGGCGCAGCATCTCGGAGAATACTCCCAAAGCGTCAAACCGCTGAAAGAATTGTTCCCGCAGGGGGGCTTCGCACTTCACGGCAACTCGAAAATCTTCGGCATTCCGGGAATCGCGCTCGCCTTTTACGCCACGGCTTCAAAGGAAAAGAAAAAAATCGTCGCCGGCCTGTTGATTCCGGTCACCTTGACATCCATTATCGCCGGGATTACGGAGCCGATTGAATTTACATTCCTTTTTATCTCGCCGTTTTTATTTGCGGTTCACGCTTTGCTTGCCGCTTCTATGGCAACCGTCATGTATATGGCCGGCGTCGTCGGAAATATGGGCGGCGGCTTGATTGAAACGGCGACCTTAAACTGGATCCCGCTGGCGTCAAGCCACGGCATGACGTATGTATACCAGATCATCATCGGATTGTGCTTTACCGCCATTTACTTTTTCGTCTTCCGTTTCCTCATTCTCAAATTCAACATCGCCACACCGGGCAGAGAAAAAGAAGAAGGGCAGGAAACAAAGCTCTATTCGAAAAAGGAGTACAGAGAACGGAAGCAGGCTTCAAAAGAAACAGCGGCGGCAGACGAAACACAGCGGGATACAGCCGCTTTGTATATTGAGGCGCTTGGCGGAAAAGACAATATTATGGAGGTCACCAATTGCGCCACCCGTCTCCGCGTCACTGTCGCTGATGATTCAAAAGTCAAAAGTGATGCCGATTTCAGAGAGCTGGGCGCCCACGGCGTCGTCAGAAAAGGCAGGGCGCTTCAGGTCATCGTCGGATTAGGCGTGCCGCAAATGCGGGAGCGTGTTGAGAAAATACTGAACGGTTAG
- a CDS encoding peptidase G2 autoproteolytic cleavage domain-containing protein, whose translation MTNYTTFLGLYKPDKTEGVEVESIAQNFEAIDSKIGAALNDGTSTYENLNERLKMYENRFEHVTERNVMDFGAKGDGVTDDTQAFHDAMADGGYVVTVPAGVFRTSGLFVPSNTMLVGAGKKRTVIKLLDETPVGRSVLTNSDYTNGNENIYVGHLTLDWNKDTRPAGWKIPKGPTSSCLLFANVDYSFVEHVFVKNGGLHGFDSTSPNYNRHGEMDDPTYYQPNGCNFVTFSHCEATGSGDDNFTCHFGYHTTFSHCISYHPMGNGNGTSNSNCFEIDDGSQDVFVDSCVAIGGARGFEIKAHDYAPAAKRVQLANCRAYENAIGFCIRHIGHHLSTEPTSKTAHDVQLVNCQATNPKQNSIYKGVGASALVVSGYDSVNIVNFQAICEDRSYDYSNDTIIMIYYKGRYVNLKNITVRGFRSAAHDLYVLGGENAVGKCMIDGVFLVDGGTTGLAFGGGVDNCTVSNVYGHRLGASSGTVGLYSSGPDLNISNIDFQGYETTFNVGGKKTPYELFKHKGSSVMASKDSHVTGTNGFVVGSVRGQAAGGSQSGVIGSYNTINPQANSTVWGWGAGSTPSSANRKIELHAKEGTIKASGGVTGSSTFSDYAEYFESLSGEKIPTGTLVTLEGDKIRPAEKGDLMLGVISETAGVILGESSFHWSGRYVKNEFGGYVYEEQKDANGHTVMAPKENPDFRPEEDYASRQERDEWNIVGLIGQVFVRCDETVEAGDFIHAHNGIATKSDSPDQRWQVMKVIKEFDADKGFGVALVFIR comes from the coding sequence ATGACAAACTATACGACTTTCTTAGGACTTTACAAACCTGATAAAACTGAGGGTGTTGAAGTTGAAAGCATTGCTCAAAACTTTGAAGCGATTGACAGCAAAATCGGTGCCGCCCTTAACGATGGCACGTCAACTTATGAAAACTTAAACGAAAGACTTAAAATGTATGAAAACAGGTTTGAACACGTTACAGAGCGAAACGTTATGGATTTTGGGGCTAAAGGTGACGGAGTAACAGATGATACGCAAGCATTTCATGATGCGATGGCCGACGGAGGTTATGTCGTAACCGTTCCCGCAGGTGTATTCAGAACATCGGGATTGTTTGTTCCGTCAAATACAATGCTTGTCGGAGCAGGTAAGAAAAGAACGGTCATTAAGTTATTAGACGAAACACCTGTCGGCCGTTCTGTTCTGACCAACAGTGACTATACGAACGGTAATGAAAATATTTACGTCGGCCATCTCACGCTGGACTGGAATAAGGATACGCGTCCTGCCGGCTGGAAGATTCCGAAAGGGCCCACTTCAAGCTGTCTGCTTTTTGCGAATGTGGACTATTCTTTTGTCGAACATGTGTTTGTGAAGAACGGCGGCCTGCACGGCTTTGATTCTACAAGCCCGAACTATAACAGACATGGAGAAATGGACGACCCGACTTATTATCAGCCCAATGGCTGTAACTTTGTAACGTTTTCTCATTGTGAAGCAACAGGGTCCGGCGATGATAACTTTACTTGTCATTTCGGGTACCATACTACTTTTAGTCATTGTATTTCCTATCACCCGATGGGAAATGGGAATGGCACGTCAAATTCAAATTGCTTTGAGATCGATGACGGTTCCCAAGATGTATTTGTAGATAGCTGTGTTGCAATTGGCGGCGCCCGCGGTTTTGAAATTAAGGCGCATGACTATGCACCGGCAGCTAAACGGGTTCAGCTAGCTAATTGCCGTGCTTACGAAAATGCCATTGGTTTTTGTATTAGACATATTGGCCACCATTTATCGACTGAGCCGACATCAAAAACTGCCCATGATGTTCAATTAGTAAATTGCCAGGCAACAAATCCTAAACAAAATTCTATATATAAAGGCGTCGGAGCGAGTGCTTTGGTTGTTTCGGGCTATGATTCAGTTAATATAGTGAATTTCCAGGCGATTTGTGAAGATCGATCATATGATTACAGCAATGACACGATCATTATGATTTATTACAAAGGACGGTATGTCAATCTGAAGAATATTACGGTCCGCGGGTTCCGCTCCGCTGCTCATGATCTTTATGTTCTCGGCGGAGAAAATGCGGTAGGAAAGTGCATGATTGACGGCGTTTTTCTAGTTGACGGCGGCACGACGGGTCTTGCTTTTGGCGGCGGCGTTGATAATTGCACAGTGAGCAATGTATACGGGCATAGATTGGGAGCCAGCAGCGGAACGGTCGGACTCTATTCTTCGGGTCCGGATCTGAATATATCAAATATTGATTTTCAGGGATATGAAACAACATTTAATGTAGGCGGTAAAAAAACACCGTATGAGTTGTTTAAACATAAAGGATCTTCTGTTATGGCATCTAAAGATTCCCACGTTACAGGAACTAATGGCTTTGTCGTCGGTTCTGTCCGGGGACAGGCTGCAGGTGGTTCTCAATCCGGGGTAATCGGTTCATATAATACGATTAACCCACAAGCTAACTCAACTGTATGGGGCTGGGGTGCCGGCAGCACTCCGTCATCGGCAAACAGAAAAATTGAGCTTCACGCAAAAGAAGGAACAATTAAGGCTTCGGGAGGCGTAACAGGTTCCTCGACCTTCTCTGACTACGCTGAGTACTTTGAGAGCCTGAGCGGGGAGAAGATTCCGACGGGAACACTTGTCACACTTGAAGGTGATAAGATCAGACCGGCTGAAAAGGGTGATCTCATGCTTGGGGTTATTTCCGAGACTGCCGGAGTAATTCTTGGTGAGTCGAGTTTTCACTGGTCGGGACGATACGTAAAGAATGAGTTTGGCGGCTATGTTTATGAAGAACAGAAAGATGCAAACGGCCATACGGTCATGGCGCCAAAAGAAAATCCGGACTTTCGGCCTGAAGAAGACTACGCTTCAAGACAAGAAAGAGACGAGTGGAACATTGTCGGGCTTATCGGTCAGGTATTTGTCAGATGCGATGAGACTGTGGAAGCGGGAGATTTTATTCACGCTCATAATGGGATTGCCACAAAATCCGATTCTCCAGACCAGCGCTGGCAGGTCATGAAAGTGATCAAAGAGTTTGATGCTGATAAAGGATTCGGGGTCGCTCTCGTTTTTATTCGTTAA
- a CDS encoding ABC transporter ATP-binding protein → MSKALSYVKPYSLLAGIALFFMLIELAVELIQPLLIGKIIDEGILKQELGTVWLWGGVMIGLTVVSFASGILNSFYSAHISQSYAYDTRKGLFQKIQSFSYSTFAQFSSTSFITRLTNDVTQVQNMLFMSLRFMLRAPLMIAGGIILSLTVNAKLGFFLLVTVPILLLFLLWVLKRGGALFRSVQKRLDQVNTIMQENLTAIKLIKALLRANHEVKRFLQSNTKLMEKTVSAFRLVEAAMPILMLLMNICILFILWFGAKSIDQGGAQVGDVVSVINYATRITGALSVLPFLIMVFSRAKASGERIGEVLETEGGEGTGHDPAQTLEGGVEFREVSFRYPGMEKDALHHVSFSANPKETVAIMGATGSGKSTLFQLIPRLYTADSGSIFIDGKPISEFSAHGLRREIGYVPQEVLLFSGTIRENIAWGREDASLDEVMEAAKDAQIHETIMKLSNGYDTVLGQRGVNLSGGQKQRISIARAFIRKPSLLLLDDSTSALDLQTEAKLLKAIRSYECTTLIITQKITTAIKADTILLLEDGELLAKGTHQELMAESHLYRQIYESQFGKEGADSAERHS, encoded by the coding sequence ATGTCAAAGGCTTTATCATATGTAAAACCGTATTCTCTGTTGGCGGGGATCGCTCTGTTTTTCATGCTCATCGAGCTTGCGGTAGAGCTGATACAGCCCCTGCTGATCGGGAAAATCATTGACGAAGGAATTTTGAAGCAGGAGCTCGGAACGGTCTGGCTGTGGGGCGGCGTGATGATCGGACTGACCGTTGTTTCATTCGCCTCGGGCATTTTAAATTCTTTCTACTCCGCCCATATCAGCCAGAGCTATGCGTATGATACGCGAAAAGGACTTTTTCAAAAAATTCAATCCTTCTCCTATTCGACGTTTGCGCAATTCTCATCCACATCATTTATCACTAGGCTGACAAACGATGTGACGCAGGTCCAGAATATGCTTTTTATGAGTCTCCGATTTATGCTCCGGGCGCCGTTAATGATCGCGGGCGGTATTATTCTCTCGCTGACCGTCAATGCGAAACTCGGGTTTTTTCTGCTGGTCACGGTGCCGATTTTACTTTTGTTTTTACTGTGGGTGCTGAAAAGAGGCGGCGCGCTGTTTCGATCTGTACAAAAGCGGCTCGATCAGGTCAACACGATCATGCAGGAAAACCTGACGGCGATCAAACTGATTAAAGCGCTCCTCCGTGCAAACCACGAAGTGAAACGTTTTTTGCAATCAAATACGAAGCTGATGGAAAAGACAGTCTCCGCTTTTCGGCTCGTGGAAGCGGCGATGCCGATCTTAATGCTGTTGATGAACATTTGCATTTTATTTATCTTATGGTTCGGCGCCAAAAGCATTGATCAGGGCGGAGCGCAGGTCGGCGATGTCGTTTCCGTCATTAACTATGCGACGCGGATTACAGGCGCGCTGTCCGTCCTTCCTTTTCTTATCATGGTATTTTCCCGGGCGAAAGCTTCCGGAGAAAGAATCGGCGAGGTGCTGGAAACAGAAGGCGGCGAGGGGACGGGGCACGACCCGGCACAGACGCTTGAAGGCGGCGTTGAGTTTCGCGAAGTGTCCTTCCGCTATCCGGGCATGGAAAAAGACGCGCTGCATCACGTTTCCTTTTCTGCCAATCCGAAAGAGACGGTTGCCATTATGGGCGCGACGGGCTCAGGAAAATCAACGCTCTTTCAGCTGATTCCGCGCCTGTACACGGCTGATTCGGGCAGTATTTTCATTGACGGCAAACCGATCAGTGAATTCTCCGCTCATGGACTGCGCAGGGAAATCGGCTATGTTCCGCAGGAAGTACTCCTGTTTTCAGGCACAATCCGTGAAAATATCGCATGGGGGCGGGAGGATGCTTCACTAGATGAAGTAATGGAAGCGGCCAAAGACGCGCAAATCCATGAAACCATTATGAAGCTGTCAAACGGATACGACACGGTGCTGGGACAGCGGGGCGTCAATTTGTCAGGCGGGCAGAAGCAGCGTATTTCCATCGCGCGCGCTTTTATCAGAAAGCCGTCCCTCCTGCTGTTAGATGACAGTACGAGCGCGCTGGATCTTCAGACGGAAGCAAAGCTTTTAAAGGCGATCAGGTCTTATGAATGTACGACACTGATTATTACACAAAAAATAACGACCGCGATAAAGGCTGACACCATCTTATTGCTTGAAGACGGCGAGCTGCTGGCAAAAGGCACGCACCAAGAGCTGATGGCAGAGTCTCATTTGTACCGGCAGATTTATGAATCACAATTCGGAAAGGAGGGAGCTGACAGTGCAGAAAGACATTCGTAA
- a CDS encoding ABC transporter ATP-binding protein: MQKDIRKPFRYPKIPLKSNEGGRKRAKAKDTKGTLRRIWSYVAEKKGLLSLVIIMVVISAIFGLLGPFVIGKAIDHFIVGRTTDGLAGVLFILFGIYLVQSLSLWFQNYWMINISQSTVFKMRSELFTHLHELPIPFFDKQRLGDLMSRVTNDIENVSSTLNTSVIQVLSSVITFVGTIAVMLYMSPLLTLITLLIIPIMFLSIKWITSRTGLLFKQQQKNLGELNGFIEESISGAKVIKAYSREDRVMEQFLEKNAALKSSGFWAQTISGFIPKVMNSLNNLSFTIIAAVGGLFALKGWISIGSIVVFAEYSRQFTRPLNDLANQFNTMLSAIAGAERVFDVLDEKEEREDEEHALYQPIKTGEIEFRDVSFGYQEDSLILKHLSFSVPQGQSIAFVGPTGAGKTTVTSLIARFYEPNEGKILIDGTDIKKLTRSSLRKNMGFVLQDSFLFQGTIRENIRYGRLDASDLEVEEAAKAANAHGFIERLPKGYDTVLTQNGAGISQGQKQLISIARAVLADPVLLILDEATSNIDTVTEVKIQEALGRLMAGRTSVIIAHRLNTIQKADQILVLKDGEMAEKGTHAELLSQNGFYRELYESQFRES; this comes from the coding sequence GTGCAGAAAGACATTCGTAAACCTTTCCGATATCCGAAAATACCGCTCAAATCAAATGAAGGCGGCAGAAAACGCGCGAAAGCAAAAGATACAAAAGGCACGCTGCGCAGGATCTGGTCTTATGTAGCCGAGAAAAAAGGGCTTTTGTCCCTCGTGATCATCATGGTAGTCATAAGCGCCATATTTGGCCTCCTCGGACCGTTCGTCATCGGGAAAGCGATTGATCATTTCATCGTCGGGCGGACGACAGACGGATTGGCGGGGGTGCTGTTCATACTGTTTGGGATTTACCTCGTGCAATCATTGTCCTTATGGTTTCAAAACTATTGGATGATCAATATTTCTCAAAGCACCGTGTTTAAAATGCGGAGCGAGCTGTTTACTCATCTGCATGAACTGCCGATTCCGTTTTTTGATAAACAGCGGCTCGGCGACTTGATGAGCCGGGTCACCAATGATATTGAAAATGTCAGCTCCACTTTAAATACATCAGTCATTCAGGTGCTGTCGAGCGTCATTACATTCGTCGGCACAATCGCCGTCATGCTGTACATGAGCCCGCTTTTAACATTGATCACGCTCTTGATTATTCCGATCATGTTTTTGAGCATTAAATGGATCACCAGCCGGACGGGACTGCTCTTTAAGCAGCAACAGAAAAACCTCGGCGAGCTGAACGGTTTTATTGAAGAGTCGATATCAGGAGCGAAAGTCATTAAAGCCTACTCGAGGGAAGACCGCGTCATGGAGCAATTTTTAGAAAAAAACGCGGCGTTAAAATCATCGGGATTTTGGGCGCAGACCATTTCGGGATTCATTCCGAAAGTAATGAACTCTTTAAACAATTTAAGCTTTACGATTATAGCGGCGGTCGGCGGGCTGTTTGCGCTGAAAGGGTGGATCTCAATCGGTTCCATCGTCGTATTCGCCGAATACTCACGGCAGTTCACGCGCCCTCTGAATGATTTAGCCAATCAGTTCAACACGATGTTATCGGCCATCGCCGGGGCTGAACGGGTGTTTGACGTGCTTGATGAAAAAGAGGAGCGGGAAGACGAAGAGCATGCGCTGTACCAGCCGATCAAAACGGGAGAGATTGAATTCCGAGATGTCTCCTTCGGCTATCAGGAAGACAGCCTGATCTTAAAACATCTGTCCTTCAGCGTTCCGCAAGGACAGTCAATCGCCTTTGTCGGCCCGACCGGAGCGGGTAAAACAACCGTCACAAGTCTGATCGCCCGCTTTTACGAGCCGAATGAAGGGAAAATTCTTATCGACGGAACGGACATCAAAAAACTGACGAGATCCAGTCTGAGAAAAAATATGGGGTTTGTCCTGCAGGATTCATTTCTTTTTCAGGGCACCATCAGGGAAAATATCCGCTACGGCCGCTTGGATGCATCTGACTTAGAGGTGGAGGAAGCCGCTAAAGCCGCCAATGCCCACGGATTCATTGAACGGCTCCCCAAAGGCTACGATACCGTTCTTACCCAAAACGGCGCGGGCATCAGCCAAGGCCAAAAACAGCTCATTTCCATTGCGAGAGCTGTGCTGGCCGACCCGGTTCTGCTCATTTTGGATGAAGCGACAAGCAACATTGATACGGTGACGGAAGTGAAAATACAAGAAGCGCTCGGCCGTTTAATGGCGGGCAGAACAAGCGTCATCATCGCTCACAGGCTGAATACGATTCAAAAAGCCGATCAGATTCTTGTGCTGAAAGACGGCGAAATGGCTGAAAAAGGAACCCATGCCGAACTTCTCAGCCAGAACGGTTTTTACCGGGAATTATATGAAAGCCAGTTCAGGGAATCATAA
- a CDS encoding DoxX family protein gives MNKSFETGTLLLRVVTGIIFFVHGLSKFQGLEGTTQFFQSIGIPAFMVYVIATIELVGGVLIFFGLATRIIGVLFAITLVGAIFTAKLSSPFMGGSEFDFILLVASIHLALSGSRLLSLDQLLFKSKKGETFSA, from the coding sequence ATGAATAAATCATTCGAAACAGGAACACTGCTTTTAAGAGTTGTAACAGGTATTATCTTTTTTGTTCACGGTTTATCCAAGTTTCAAGGTTTAGAAGGCACAACGCAATTTTTCCAGAGCATCGGGATTCCGGCCTTTATGGTCTATGTCATCGCAACGATTGAACTGGTTGGCGGGGTTCTGATCTTTTTCGGCTTGGCAACGCGCATTATCGGCGTTCTGTTTGCCATCACATTAGTCGGCGCCATCTTCACGGCGAAGCTTTCCTCACCGTTTATGGGCGGATCGGAATTTGATTTCATCTTGCTGGTTGCGTCAATTCACTTAGCGCTTTCAGGAAGCCGTCTGCTTTCATTGGATCAGCTCCTTTTCAAATCAAAAAAGGGAGAAACTTTTTCAGCATAA
- a CDS encoding VOC family protein, translating into MTGIHQDTALGYVKLTIKNMERSLDFYQNVIGFQVISQTDRSAELSADGKRVLLVLEENPGAVILPERSVTGLYHFAILLPDRKELGIALARLIENGIALGQGDHAVSEALYLSDPDGNGIEIYADRPRSTWQRDAEGNYVMQTAPVDVDGLLEEAGAERKSRLPEGTVIGHIHLHVTDLQEAKAFYTDILGFDIVGNYAAMSALFVSAGGYHHHIGLNIWAGKHAPPKPGNASGLDYYTIVLPHHEELSRVTKALTDAGFEIEEKNDGIFVKDPVSGADIAFTL; encoded by the coding sequence ATGACCGGCATTCATCAAGATACGGCACTGGGTTATGTCAAATTGACCATCAAAAATATGGAGCGGTCGCTCGACTTTTATCAAAATGTGATCGGCTTTCAAGTCATCTCGCAAACCGATCGTTCCGCAGAACTGTCAGCAGACGGAAAACGCGTCCTGCTGGTGCTTGAAGAAAATCCAGGCGCCGTCATTCTGCCGGAGCGGTCTGTCACCGGCCTTTACCATTTCGCGATTCTTCTGCCTGATCGGAAAGAACTCGGCATCGCATTGGCCCGGCTGATTGAAAACGGCATCGCGCTCGGTCAGGGGGATCACGCGGTCAGTGAGGCTCTTTACCTGTCTGATCCGGACGGAAACGGCATTGAAATATACGCCGATCGTCCCCGCAGCACGTGGCAGCGCGATGCAGAGGGCAATTACGTCATGCAAACGGCGCCCGTCGATGTGGACGGGCTTTTGGAAGAAGCCGGAGCTGAACGGAAAAGCCGTCTCCCGGAAGGAACCGTTATCGGGCACATTCATCTCCATGTGACGGATTTACAGGAAGCCAAGGCTTTTTACACCGATATTCTCGGTTTTGACATTGTCGGCAATTACGCGGCCATGTCCGCGCTGTTTGTTTCAGCGGGAGGATATCACCATCACATCGGTCTGAATATATGGGCCGGAAAACACGCGCCGCCGAAACCGGGAAACGCAAGCGGGCTGGATTATTACACCATCGTGCTTCCGCATCATGAAGAGCTGTCACGTGTGACAAAAGCGCTGACTGATGCCGGCTTTGAAATTGAAGAAAAAAACGATGGCATATTCGTCAAAGACCCTGTGTCAGGGGCGGATATCGCATTTACACTGTAA
- a CDS encoding PadR family transcriptional regulator produces the protein MRILKYAILGLLRKGELSGYDISSYFKEELGQFWSAKHSQIYPELKKLTAEGFITFRTAIQGTKLEKKMYTLTDNGERELCAWLTKKDPIPETVKDEFMLKAYFISALTNEEADELFTDQLVKRKEKLSDLENSYHELMTSSEEADSFSSPDFGHYLVLTKALERERNYISWLEHILALIKKA, from the coding sequence ATGAGAATTTTAAAGTACGCGATTTTAGGACTTTTGCGAAAAGGCGAATTGAGCGGATATGATATATCGAGCTATTTTAAAGAAGAGCTAGGCCAGTTTTGGAGCGCAAAGCACAGCCAGATTTATCCGGAATTAAAAAAGCTGACGGCTGAGGGATTCATTACGTTCCGCACTGCGATTCAGGGAACGAAGCTGGAGAAAAAAATGTACACGCTGACTGACAATGGAGAGCGGGAGCTTTGTGCATGGCTGACGAAAAAAGATCCGATTCCGGAAACGGTGAAGGATGAATTTATGCTGAAGGCTTATTTTATCTCAGCTTTGACGAATGAAGAAGCGGATGAGCTATTCACCGATCAGCTCGTAAAGCGAAAGGAGAAGTTGTCCGATCTGGAAAACAGTTATCATGAACTGATGACATCCTCCGAGGAGGCGGATTCCTTTTCTTCTCCGGATTTCGGCCATTATCTCGTGCTGACAAAAGCGCTGGAGCGGGAAAGGAATTATATTTCCTGGCTTGAGCATATTTTGGCTCTCATCAAAAAAGCATAA
- a CDS encoding NAD(P)H-dependent oxidoreductase, producing MKTVIVYANPDENSFNAAIVKYVAMALKDSGRSYTVIDLYADQFDPVLKVGDEKKRRDMNRDAETKKYRKLMKEADHLIFIYPLWWGGVPAILKGFFDKVFVAGEAYTFENGRVKGLLRAETAQVFYTADSPNRHLKWFRKNADWITLKKGILQFCGIQKAERNFMSAVKTSTPELREKRLRQAYAKVRRACEKGAAACR from the coding sequence ATGAAGACGGTGATTGTGTATGCAAATCCGGATGAGAACAGTTTCAATGCGGCGATCGTCAAATACGTCGCCATGGCTTTAAAGGACAGCGGACGAAGCTATACCGTCATTGACTTATACGCCGATCAATTTGATCCCGTGCTGAAGGTCGGAGATGAAAAAAAGCGGAGGGATATGAACCGGGACGCTGAAACAAAGAAATACCGGAAACTGATGAAAGAAGCGGATCATCTCATTTTCATTTACCCGCTGTGGTGGGGAGGCGTTCCGGCGATTCTGAAAGGCTTTTTTGACAAAGTGTTTGTCGCCGGAGAAGCCTACACATTTGAAAACGGCCGTGTAAAAGGACTGCTCCGGGCAGAGACGGCACAGGTGTTTTATACGGCGGACTCCCCGAACCGGCACTTAAAGTGGTTCCGGAAAAACGCGGACTGGATTACGCTGAAAAAAGGCATTCTGCAATTTTGCGGCATTCAAAAAGCCGAACGGAACTTTATGTCCGCCGTCAAAACGAGCACACCCGAGCTGCGGGAAAAGCGGCTGCGCCAGGCGTACGCCAAAGTCCGCCGTGCTTGTGAAAAAGGAGCGGCCGCATGCAGATAA